TCAGCTGGGGCCCAGCAAGTGCCAGCCGCTCGCGCTCTAATGGGTTCAGGCCTGGATGGAAGGAGGCAAAAGGGTGAGGGCCGGCCATGGGGGGCAACGTGATGGCCCCATGCCGGGCAAAGTGCTCCATGGGGTTTGTGGAAGGGTGGAGTGTGTCCATCTCTGGAGGCTTAACCTCAAAACCGggtttcattctttctctcagCTCCCTCTCACGAATCTCCCTCTCACGCATCTCCCGCTCTCGCAGCTCGCGCTCCCGTATTGCCGGGTCAGCATTGTACAGGCCGGGCATATGATAGGCCAGCAGCGGGTCTGCAGGATTGAGGGACACAAAGAAGGGGTGGTTTCGATTGGTGGGGGACATGACATGGGGCCGGGCGTACTCGCTGAGGGTGCGCAGGGCAGGGGTGTCGGGCCCGATGTATGGAGGCACAGCTGCAATCGTGGTGGGAGGGCCGTCAAAGGGTGGACGCATGTGAGCGGGACCGGCCATCTGAGGTTCGCCCATTCTGCTCTCGTGAGAGGAACTGGAGGCtttctggggggggggggggagaaataCCACATTTAGTAcgatttaaaagaaaacatttattaactgcaaaacaaaagggaggcaaaagaagacaaaacactCACCGCAGCTCGCTCTGCTTCCTTTTCTCGTTCCCGCTCTCGTTCTCGctctttttccctctccctctctctctccttctcttccctcactttctgttctgcttctctcttGGCTTTCTCCACAGCTTCTTCTCGTTTCTTGGCCAGCTTAGACGAAGCCAGAGGCGTGAAGTAGAAATCTGTCCTAGCACATGAGTTGTAACCCCGGTCCAGGTGCTTGTAGAACCTGTGGTCACGGTAGAGAAGAAAAACCATAACACATTTAGTTAACATATTCCACATTTACACAGAAAAGCTGAATGTTTAATTCATTAATGAACACTTGTTACAGACAGTATGGAATAGAGCCATGATATTCCTTCTTGATATTTCATGTTGAATGGCAAGATAATGTCCCATTAGATGAAAGATGGCTTGTATTAGCTTACACTACTCTATTATTCAAAAGGAAACAAACTCCCTTGGCACTAATTTTTGCTGCTGTGCGTATGAGTATGTATTAAAATCCTCATTGCTATTCATTGGCAGTCTGAGAGCCACTTAAGCACAAGGCAACTACACATACTCATATTCAGATGCCTCAGTTCACTCGCATCTCACTGTAATTAATCTCCCTGCTCTCCATCCACGATAATTCCTAGCCATCAGCCAGTCAGAGCTCAAGGCTAATTGTGGCCTTGGATGCCAGTTTTGCTGAGGACATTTGATTTGTTGCGTACATGAAAGCCTTAAAACCTGAAAGCAGAGACTCTTTGTTGTTGAATGTGTTTGAGAGCTGATCAGCATCCCAACACAAGACAGTAAGCAGCTCAATATACTACTGATAACAGCTTGTGCAGGTCTATGCTTATATATGATTTTGTCTTTTACAGATAGTTTTTGGGTAGAAATCATTGTTAGTAGACATACCGTGCTGACTGGCTGGCATGGCTGGGCGTGTTGACGACAGTAGGCTCGGGGGAGGGACTTCTCTGTGGAGGTGGGGGGCTCTCTGGCTCTTCTGTCTCGTCCAGAGGCTCCTCTTTGATGTGGACAGGCGGGAGCACCGGGCCCGGGCCGGCACACGTGACTGAGGCAGGGAGTGGcatggagatggaggaggatggAGCGGAGGAAGATGGAGGCTGTAAGCCTGGCATAGAGTTTGATGAAGATGGGGGAGGGCCAGTTGGAGGTAGAACTGTGTTGAAAGGATGAGATGAGAAAGGTGGCTGTGGTGGCCCGTTGGGGTGTGATGCTGCTGCCGAGGGTGGCAgaggtggagctggaggaggctgGTGGCTGGCTGATGTTGGGAGGCTTTGGGACTGGGTGAGAACTGGAGGCTGGGCTGGGGGAGGCTGAAGCTGCTGCCCTTGAGGCATGAGCTGGAGGGGAGGTGGGTGCGCTGATGGAGGATGGTGGTTTGATAAAGAGCTGAGGGGcttgagggcaggaggtggaggCAGGTTTGAAGGCATCTGAGGGAATGGAGGTGCTGACACGTGGGGTGGGTGTTTGTGGGACTGTGGGTTCGGTATCTGAGGGATAGGTGTGGTTGGTGGGGGCTTGATGTGAGGCATGGACATCGGGGCTGGGGGCAGGGGCTGCTCTCTGGGAGGCTGGCCTCCACTCTGAGAAGATGACTGAGACTGAGAAGGAGGCGTATGTGGCCtctgctgtgattggccagAGATTGGCGGTGGCGGGACCTGAGACTGACCCACAGGGAAGCCCTGAGGGGGCATGGAGTGAGGATGAGGCATGTGTGAGGGGCCCGGCTGCAGTGGATGTGGCATGGGAGGCATGGGCCCGTGATGTGAGCTGGGTAATGACTGAGGTGGGACTGGAGGACCAGGAGGTGGTGCCTGAGTCAGAGgtgaatgaggagagggaagCCTTTGAGGGTGGAGGGCTGCTCCTGACTGGATAAGAGCCATCGGGCTTGCCTGGGGCAGAGGCTGGGGAGGTAGAGAGGTGGAGGCCGCTGTGGGGGAGACCTGTGGGGGCAGTGAGGGGGCTGAGGTTGTAGGCGGAGGAGGTGCTGAGGAGGCGGCTGAGGTGCCTGGCTGACACTGGATGACTGGAGGGTGCTggctctgcagcagctgctgctgctgggcagAGGAGTCTGAGTCGCTCTCATTGTCACGGGGGCTGGGGATGCTTGGGGAGGAGCTCCGGTTGTCCTGGTCAATGTCTTTAGGATCGCTACTGAGCTCCTCGTTGATGCTGCGCCCATCAGAGCTCTcgccctctccctccccttcgCCCTCGCATTCTGAGGGCGAGTCTGGCCGACTCAGCTCCTGAgggacagaaaagagagaagcatGAGCATGATAAACACCAAGTCTATGCATTCCATTGTAACACATACGGATAAGCAAAACAAAGACCACAGACTCACTTGTGTCTTGGACTTTTTGGCGCTGGCCCTCTCGGGCTCTTCTGTGTCTGAAGCTCCTTTCTCTCGCTGCCGTTTGGCACTCTTCATAGGTGAAGGAGCCTCCTCTTTAATCTTCTGTAGAGCCAAAGTAGCAGACCCATTAGTTTACATTTCACAGAGATACGTGTGtagaaaaacaactttcaagAAGTTAAAGCTGTATTTACCTTGCTGGGCTTCTTCATGGAGTCCGTCTTGCTGTCAGTGCTGTCAGTACTTGCCGCACTGGGTGAGGTACGTCCGCTGGAGCGCAAATCCTCGTTGGTAGGCGAGGCTCGGCCATCGGGACTGGCTGTCTGCTTCTTACGACCACTACGTAGCGTCGACATCTGTTAACAGCAAACGTCAATATGAATCACGACCAATATCAGGGCTTCATATTATTGGGATAGAGGAAATTCTGAATCTAACTTCTTCAAATACTTTTATAATACGAAATGTATAAAACAATGCATGTGAAAGCTGGCACTGTGCTACTTGTCTAGAGATGATAAGCTTATCGCATTTGTAGTCTGGCTCTGCATTGCTCCAGGGATATCTCTGAGGCTATGGTTCCTGAAGGTGAAAATAGAGGGATAGATAGGGAGACGAGTGTGTACACACCGAGCCTCGGTTCCGTCGGGTCCTCATGCTATGCTTCCCGCTGAgtccatcctcttcctctttgacAGGTTTGAACATAAATGGCGGTGGGTCCACAGGCTTCTCAATGGGGGGCAGCTCACCGTACTTCTTGAAGTGAATGCGGCAGTCTGTGCACAGCAAGATGTTCTCGCGGCCCCCGTGGTGCCAGTCCTTGGAGGCTGAGGAAAGCCATTTACAGTTGTGAAATAACACACTTTCACAGGTAGTATGAagtacaaacacagaaatgataTCACAACTACAGCAATACTGCAGAATATCGAAAACGTCCTTAACTAACTTTGTAGGTCAATATCTAATGGGGATAAATGTTATTCTTTCATGCAGGAGCTGAATCAAAGATAGCATGTCACTCTGTCCTCCTCTACATTCTGTATTAAATTCTCAGTAATGCAGTAATAAGGTCTGTATGGGTTAACACTAAAAGCCAAAGTTATTAGCCACCCTTGTTGTGATGGTGGTAATGTAAGTGTGATCAGATGGTAGGCTGGCACTGGGAGCCAGCTGGgggggaaagaggggaaggatAATGAGGTGGAGAGAGTGAACGAGCTGTGGGCTCATGTCTGATTTGATCAAATTAGTCCTGACATCCTCTGATGCCCATCTGTCACACAACGCTGTGTTGTGCGGGCTCACACTGATCCCAATCAGGACAGGAATAGCCAAGCAAGTCCATATGACGAGAATGAGTGTCTGTATATGAAACACAGCATCTTACTGGTAGTGAAACAGTGGCGGCAAGCGTAGCCCTTCAACTCCTGTTCGCTGTCTTCACTGTCAAAGTCATCTTCACTGGCTGAGCTGAGGTCCActggaagagaggaagaaaaaaaaaaaaaacacttcacatcATCGCTCTAACACCAGAATATATCAGgttccctctttcctctctgacTGCCTTTGAAGGGGTCAAATATACGTACAGAACTCGCTGGAGGGGGGACGTGAGGGAGTGTTGACAGGAGTCGAAGCAGTTCGTGTCTTGATGCGGCGGAAGACGGGTTGGCGGCGGTGTCTGCGGTGGGCTCGACAACTGGCTGCCTCGGGGGTCTTCTTCCAATAGTAGTAGAAGGTAATTAACTCTCCCTGaaaggaaacacaaaatgaatgctgttaaaacaagcaaatataTCAAAAGAATACAAACAATCCATTTGCAATGAGGAGGCGGCGTCATTATCGACTGCAGAGAGGTGACTGAATTAAAAGGAATTAAGGTTTATTTGCAAAAGTTATTGAAAAATTAGGAAAATggtcagagtgaaatatctgcagttaggctgaataaaatacattagCAGTGAGCACAGTATTTCACAGTGAAAGGCCATGGAGTGGGTCACTCCATGCCAGGATTTGTAGCTGGCTGGGCATGTTTGTGCTGCGGCCCTGTCTGTCCCAGGATTAGGCGAGGAGGCTGACTGAATGCAGGGATATTAGGATCAGTGCATTGGTGGCTGCCTGGGTGGCAGGAGCTTGAATGGGAACAAAAGAACATGTCAGGCAGAGCTTTGGCGCTACAAATAGGGAGTGAAATGGCTCCTCGCCCCTTCACTGGAAGAGTCAATTGAACTTTAATCAAACATTCGGAGGGGCGTGCTTGCCAGCGACGAGGCGGATAAATCCAGTGTACAAAAGGCCGCCAGGAAATCAATACCCAACTGAAACATTAACACATGCAATCATGGATCAGAAAGCACTTTGCTGAGGCAGCCTGTGCATATTAACTGCAGCTTTCCGGCCACACTCATAATACACAAGCCTTGAAAATTGGCGACAGGAGTCAGGGACAATTATGTAGTTTCCTGTGGAGCTTTGCCTTTTCTCCCTCGCCATGAACACTCACTTGTTAGTGGTCCTCCACCAGCTCTATAAGAAATTCATGAAGGTGTGGTGTGATTGTTGGGTGAGCAGTAAGTCACCTGTAATCTTTAAAGCCCAGAGGGCACCCATCTACTGTCTAAGGTCTGTTAAACTGCTGTTCAACAAAGCTCCCAGAGTTTAATGGctattgattgttttctttctccactTCAGCTGAGAAACTTGACAATTAGTCAGCGCATTGCTCTCTAAAATGCATTAACAGCTTTTCAGCAACAGCTtagcatttttttaatcaaaacgtaccaaaacaaacaatggcaGGAAGTGATTTGATGAAAATAGCGGACATTTTTAAACGGCTATAAAAAGCTTCTCACTCAACTCTATTTCAGCCTCAAGAGAAAAATAACATCTTAGCAAAGCTGGCCATTTCAAAGTATAATAGACTGGTATTAATCAAAACATAAAGGtaactgcagctttaatttcttatttcttatCTTATGAAATGCAAGACTACTTGAGGCTAGTTGATTTCTTGTTGTTTGCTGTGAGAAAACGCAGGTCAGGGATAGGGCAGCGGTTGCTCCTTATCGCTTCAAGAAGTTGTGAGAGTATTTGGCATAAAATAACTTTCTCAATCGCTGCTTTGATTGGCAGAAAACGCTCGACTCAGTGGGCTTAGGCTAGTTTAATAAGATCTCCCTTCATGTGGCTCTTAGGGGAAATTCATGTCTACCAATGCCTGTAGGACTCCATCTTATCAGGCAAAGCAGTGCTGGGAACACTTACTGAGAGTGTCTGAGCTCAATGAAACCTTCTCACATTTCAGGGTAAATTAAGGTGCTGTGCTGTGTTATGGCAAAGCCATTGCTGCAGCGTAAAACTGTCCCAAGCTCCAGAGCTTGGGCTAACTTTTTCAGACCTCAATAGTTTTGCAGATGAGCACATCTGGAGTAGTGGAATGGATTCCACGTGCTGGAGCTCAGCAAGGACAAATCAGTAAGactctttaaaatacaaaaaacagttgGGCAAAGAAGGAAAGATTTCACTTTTACTTATGGACCATTTACAATCCTTTAAATAACCCTGAAaaccttttttctgtctctgctcatGACAAGAACAGAGCAGCCAATGAtttttatatcatcatatcagTTAAAAGCTCTGGCATGTTGccatgtgtttgtatgtctaCTTCAGGTAACTGAACTTTCTAGTCTTTTCCTGTGCGCCTCCCTCTTCAGTCTGGCCAGCCAGTTGGGAAGGCGAGGGCGCAGGTGCTGACTGAGGGAAGGCAGGCGTCCTGATGTGAAATCTAATTGAAATGTGCAGATCAAAAGTGTCGAGTGGTGCCGAGCGCTGGCTTTGCTCTGTGCTTAATGACTGTTCTCAGCAGTGCCTCTCTGCCTCCTCGCTGCAGGCTGACAACTACACGGCTTCAACAACAGCTTGGCAGACACAGGGAAAGGTCACCCTGCctctccatcacttacactgtgtCAAGTACCATTGCATTAGGCAGGGGCTAATGAAAACATTAACTTGGGCTTTTGAACGGGAATTAACAGGTGCACTGATGAGCTGGTGCAGCTGCAACAAAAGAAGAGCAAATTTAGAGTAAATTTATTAAGTTGAGAAGTTATTTCTGATAAAgactacaagaaaaaaaagtgctatGAGCCtccatgaaaaataaatactgtaaaacacaaaatccTTTTTGTAATGTTTGGTAAAGATTATGCCTTTACAAACACCATTTTTGAATAGTCATGTTGACAAAAGGAAAGATAGATGTCTGTAAGACTTTCAAAGAGGAGAAGAGTTATATATGATGTCTGTGAGAGCAGTGAAGTCGTAGATGAACATGGCATTCCTGTGGTTGAGAGGCGCTTCGTGCTCTGAATTAGCATCAAAGGGAGACTGACAGATTACCTTTCCTGACCCGCCTGCACGTCAAATTTGGTTCCTCTGAAGCCGCATACGTCCGATCTCTCGCACTGACTGTGTACTTTTCTCTATCAAAGTCACTTTGTCATGCTGCCATATACCCACGGCATCGCTTCAACTTCCATtaccttctgtttcttctccacGACTGGATGTTTAGCCAGAAAAATTTGCGTGCACTCATTGAGGCTTCTGAGTAAAGTTGCCATTTCTTCATAAAATGAAGACGCCAGCATTACGGAAATAATTTGCAAAAAACCTGCATCTAAGACAGTTCGCTGGGATATGGGTacttaaaaaaatggaaatacttgaAATAGAATTCTAGATTGGCCCTGGCCTCCGCACCATAATTTTCCCCAGTCCACTAAATCACTGCAGAGCGGTACAGAGTGTGCTGCCGCTCCGCAGAACATGAGATAGTGACAACATAAGCTCGGTATTATGAGGCCTTTTAGAATGCTTCCATCTGCAGGAGCTTTCTGGCCGGTGGATTATCCGACAAGGAAAGGGCTTACCCTCCTATCACGACACTAGGGACTTCCATTTCAGTTATTGCCACTTAAAATGGTCTTCtacatacaaatatatgtgTGAAATGGATGTGGAGCTCAAGATTATGTACAACAACGTTTCCTTTACATTGAACCATGGCTAAGAAGTGAAATTACACTTCTGTGGTGATGCATTTTTGACAGTAAATATATTGTAATTGACATGACTAAGTAAAATAATTTGTATTAAGTTAAGTATTTGGGGTATTTATATCAATTCAttcaaataacattttatttgcaATTTTATCTTGGTGTTCTTTGAGGTCAAGTACAGTTAACACATTTCCtaaaactttgttttaaagTATAAGACAACAAGTGCTAAAAGTGCACGGTCAATCTCTGAATACTagaaaataaagtatttaatTTCCACAACATAATTTCTGATTTGGTCATGGTGTTAAATAGTTTAATTCCATCTCATGTTCCTGTTTGCAAGTATTAGATTCGATGAGGTTTACCATGAAGCCACAGTACACTACAGTATAACTGCCGTCTGAGAGTGCAGGTTGAGGCTGAGTGGGAGTACAGGATCCTCCACTGGGCTCGGTGGTCCTGTGTGCGCGGGCAGGGCTGAGGGCGAGGGCTAAACTCATGTATTTACACCCTCATCCCCTCTCAGGCCCAGGCCTGAACAGatggtttctgtttttcctgGCAGATTTGTGACAGAGCCACAAAAGGCCCCTGCTTTGACATGAAGCCAAACGGTTAAGGCCGTTACTGGCAAGAGcaggggaaggaggagagaacaGGGGAGAGCTGAGGAGGGGGAGGGCCAAGTGTGGAGGAGAGCTGAGAGGGAGGAATAAAGAGCCAGCAGAGGATAACAATGGACAATCAGTGTTGAATCCAACCACAGCccttcctaaaaaaaaaaaaaaaaaaaaaaaaaaaatctcttggTAAATAAAAATCTCTGCTAAAAACTTAAGGCAGTTTAGCCACAGCTGAGAGCGCAGAGAGCAAGTGATTTCTGGGTTCTGGTGGCTGATAGTGAGCTGTGTAAACATCCATTAGTGCAGCCTGAACCTGTGCTCCTCCTGTTTCTACCACAATCTGCAGCCGGAGGAGGGAGGATTGCTTCCTGATTCATTTAGGTGAGGTGAAGGGGGACGTATTTCTCTGAGCTAAATCAAACCAGGGTTTAATTATGTATGTGCTTGACCCCTGGACTTCATATTCTTCATTGCCTGTGACAGGTTGTACAGTATATCCTATCATACTCACGCTGACTCTTAACTGTATGGAGTAACTTTTGTAAAAGCTTATGTGGTTAACAGCAGGTCAGATGTGTATCTGTGGTGCCTACAGGGCCATTTAATATGTTCTGAGGTTACTATGTTCTAATATTTCAGTTCCCAAGGCATTTGTCAACTAACATGTAGATAAGTTAAGTTTGCTGCTAGGAGCTGATTTTGGATTAATAAAAGAATTCCTAATAAATTAACATACTAcaataatatatgaaaatatgcCTGCAATCGACAACCTGCCAAGTGGATCCaagttaaaataaattttaaatttttaaatattatggcGGTGTTCTCTTAAGACTGAGTtttataaaattgttttaaGGTCTAAAGCTTTTTCTCCTTACTTCTGAAAAGTGGTAGtttgacataaaaatgaatttagCTTTTTAATTAATCTTGTATTGGAGAAGCTACACAATTCAACCTTGTGaagtttttgttaaataaaatccAGAGGTCAAATATTCAAGGTATCAGCCACATGTACCGCATGTAGTTGATTCCAAAATAGACCTACAGCATTGATGCCTCGAAGCCCATCGGCAGACGACAGCATCTGAATAGTCAAAGGACCTTGGCTGGTGGAGCAGGGTGCATGTGAAAGGCGGTTAAATAGACAGCCGTTCCCTGCTGCGCAGAGCCTTTCTGCCGGAGAATGACTGAATAAGCTCTGCTTTCACAGGTCAGGGATGCACATGCTGAAGAATCAGcacttgtgtttttcctgctgtaagCGCTTTTGCCAGTGAAAGCAGATAGGATGGCAACAGTGCCTTTTTGCTGGAGGGTCGATCCTGCGTGTTCTGCTGATAAGCTAGTCCCCCCCAAAAACCACAACATGAAGCCTACCAAAGAACTCAATTACACAGGGAGCTCTGGCTCTCTGTGCTCCATCTATTAGGCTGAAAGAAAGATTTTGCCTACACTCAGCCCCGCTAAATTGCCTGTGGTCTGCTAAAAGAACATCAATACATACTGGTTGAGCTTCCATCACCCGACAGCGATTCCACTGCCTAAACAAGTTATATCATTTACCAAACACGGTAGCTGTTCtgtcacacactgacagctgctgcCAACTGGACCAGGCCTCCGTAGTTTGTAGCTGGTTTAATTAGTGTTTCAACCAAAGTATTTATAATCACTCATCCCCAAGGTTCTGGCTGCTGAGCTAAGGACATGGCAATGAATTCAATTTGACGTTTGTACAGATTGTACCGGGGCAAACATCTGCTGTGAGGTTGTGTTGAGAACACTGTTCTCCTGTTGTAAATGACAGGGCCTGGGGGGGCAGAGTGCTCTCTTTTCTCCGAGAGAACGAGGATGCTGTGAGAACGGCTCAGAATATCACCTCCTGGTTGATCTGAGTGCCGGCAAAAACAAGACGTACCGCTCATGTCACCTATGCCCTCATGTTCTGAAGATTATGACATGCTCTGCACTGTAAATGTCACCTGCCACGATCACATGACAACAATGGACACAAAAATATTAGAGGCTGTTCAGGCAAGACGGAAGTATAACTGAGTCTGTAATATCAACAAACTCACTGACTTCagtattaaattatatttttcaaattatcGCTGCTACCTGCACAGCTATTTGCCATCTGAGGACACTTGTTTGACTTGTAGCTTCACCTGTGTTAGCTTTTCTAACAGAGTGCCACTGCacctttctgtctttttcaccTTCATGCCAAAATAAAGGAGGACACAGCAGCATAAAAACGCCTCAACGAATCAGTTTAACATTTTACTCTTGTTTTTGCTGTCCAGTAAGTTTACACGCCTTGTAGCTCATGTTTTGCTGTGCTGACTGTGttactaaaatataaataaacttgcttttaaattttttatatctacattttCTCCACGATTTGTTCCAAAGTAACACTAAAATCCAGTTAGTCAGCTATGTCACTGATAATGTTAGTTCTGTGCCAATATATGtacttaaatatttaaaagtggAGCAAAGCAGAGCAGTCaccagaaaataaacaacaggaagcagaaatgGAGCCTTAAGGAGGGA
This window of the Thunnus albacares chromosome 5, fThuAlb1.1, whole genome shotgun sequence genome carries:
- the rerea gene encoding arginine-glutamic acid dipeptide repeats protein isoform X2, coding for MTADKEKEREKERDRDRDRDRDKREAGKSRRQDGDRGESESSRPRRSCTLEGGAKNYAESEHSEDEDNDNGSTGGGSGTAEEAGKKGKKKTPKKKSRYERTENGEITSFITEDDVVYRPGDCVYIESRRPNTPYFICSIQDFKLSKRDHLLMNVKWYYRQSEVPDSVYQHLVQDRNNENDSGRELVITDPVVRSRELFISDYVDTYHAAALRGKCNISHFSDIFAAREFKARIDSFFYILGYNPETRRLNSTQGEIRVGPSHQAKLPELQPFPSPGGQAVTENEELVWMPGVNDCDLLMYLRAARSMAAFAGMCDGGSTEDGCLAASRDDTTLNALNTLHESSYDAGKALQRLVKKPVPKLIEKCWSEDEVKRFIKGLRQFGKNFFRIRKELLPNKETGELITFYYYWKKTPEAASCRAHRRHRRQPVFRRIKTRTASTPVNTPSRPPSSEFLDLSSASEDDFDSEDSEQELKGYACRHCFTTTSKDWHHGGRENILLCTDCRIHFKKYGELPPIEKPVDPPPFMFKPVKEEEDGLSGKHSMRTRRNRGSMSTLRSGRKKQTASPDGRASPTNEDLRSSGRTSPSAASTDSTDSKTDSMKKPSKKIKEEAPSPMKSAKRQREKGASDTEEPERASAKKSKTQELSRPDSPSECEGEGEGEGESSDGRSINEELSSDPKDIDQDNRSSSPSIPSPRDNESDSDSSAQQQQLLQSQHPPVIQCQPGTSAASSAPPPPTTSAPSLPPQVSPTAASTSLPPQPLPQASPMALIQSGAALHPQRLPSPHSPLTQAPPPGPPVPPQSLPSSHHGPMPPMPHPLQPGPSHMPHPHSMPPQGFPVGQSQVPPPPISGQSQQRPHTPPSQSQSSSQSGGQPPREQPLPPAPMSMPHIKPPPTTPIPQIPNPQSHKHPPHVSAPPFPQMPSNLPPPPALKPLSSLSNHHPPSAHPPPLQLMPQGQQLQPPPAQPPVLTQSQSLPTSASHQPPPAPPLPPSAAASHPNGPPQPPFSSHPFNTVLPPTGPPPSSSNSMPGLQPPSSSAPSSSISMPLPASVTCAGPGPVLPPVHIKEEPLDETEEPESPPPPQRSPSPEPTVVNTPSHASQSARFYKHLDRGYNSCARTDFYFTPLASSKLAKKREEAVEKAKREAEQKVREEKEREREREKEREREREREKEAERAAKASSSSHESRMGEPQMAGPAHMRPPFDGPPTTIAAVPPYIGPDTPALRTLSEYARPHVMSPTNRNHPFFVSLNPADPLLAYHMPGLYNADPAIRERELREREMREREIRERELRERMKPGFEVKPPEMDTLHPSTNPMEHFARHGAITLPPMAGPHPFASFHPGLNPLERERLALAGPQLRPEMSYPERLAAERLHAERMATVANDPIARLQMFNVTPHHHQHSHIHSHLHLHQQDPLHQGSGAHPLAVDPLAAGPHLARFPYPPGAIPNPLLGQPPHEHEMLRHPVFGTPYPRDLPGGLPPPMSAAHQLQAMHAQSAELQRLAMEQQWLHGHHHVHGGPLPGQEDYYSRLKKESDKQL